From a region of the Teredinibacter turnerae genome:
- the groL gene encoding chaperonin GroEL (60 kDa chaperone family; promotes refolding of misfolded polypeptides especially under stressful conditions; forms two stacked rings of heptamers to form a barrel-shaped 14mer; ends can be capped by GroES; misfolded proteins enter the barrel where they are refolded when GroES binds), translating into MAAKDVKFGDDARQKMLVGVNVLADAVKTTLGPKGRNVVLEKAFGAPTVTKDGVSVAKEIELKDKFENMGAQMVKEVASKASDDAGDGTTTATVLAQAIVNEGLKSVAAGMNPMDLKRGIDKAVAAAVEFVKSSSQPCEDSKSIAQVGTISANSDAHVGDIIAEAMEKVGKEGVITVEEGSGLENELDVVEGMQFDRGYLSPYFITNQDNMSVEHESPFILLVDKKISNIRELLPVLEAVAKAGKPLVIIAEDVEGEALATLVVNNMRGIVKVAACKAPGFGDRRKAMLQDIAILTGGTVISEEVGLDLESATLEHLGQAKRFTMSKEISVIVDGAGSADDIKARVNQIRKQIDETNSEYDAEKLQERVAKLAGGVAVIKVGAATEVEMKEKKARVEDALHATRAAVEEGVVPGGGVALMRAVAAIEDLQGENEDQTAGVAIARRAMEAPLRQIVTNAGEEASVVAEKVRGGEGNFGYNAGSGIYGDMLEMGILDPAKVTRTALQAAGSIAGLMITTEAMVADKPEDKAAPAVPDMGGMGGMGGMM; encoded by the coding sequence ATGGCTGCTAAAGACGTAAAATTTGGTGATGACGCCCGCCAGAAAATGCTGGTAGGTGTAAATGTTCTGGCCGACGCGGTAAAAACCACGCTTGGCCCTAAAGGTCGCAACGTTGTTCTCGAAAAAGCTTTCGGCGCTCCAACCGTAACTAAAGACGGTGTTTCTGTTGCTAAAGAAATCGAGCTGAAAGACAAGTTCGAAAACATGGGCGCGCAGATGGTTAAAGAAGTAGCTTCTAAAGCCTCTGACGATGCCGGTGATGGGACTACTACAGCAACTGTTCTGGCGCAAGCCATTGTGAATGAAGGCCTGAAGTCTGTTGCGGCAGGCATGAACCCTATGGACCTGAAGCGCGGTATCGACAAAGCCGTTGCCGCCGCTGTGGAGTTCGTAAAATCCTCCTCTCAGCCTTGCGAAGACAGCAAGTCCATTGCTCAGGTAGGCACCATCTCTGCTAACAGTGATGCGCACGTTGGTGACATCATTGCTGAAGCAATGGAAAAAGTGGGCAAAGAGGGCGTGATCACTGTAGAAGAAGGCAGCGGTCTGGAAAATGAGCTGGACGTTGTTGAAGGTATGCAGTTCGATCGCGGTTACCTCTCTCCATACTTCATCACCAATCAGGACAATATGAGTGTTGAGCACGAGAGCCCTTTTATCCTGTTGGTCGACAAAAAAATCTCCAACATTCGCGAACTGCTGCCAGTGCTGGAAGCGGTAGCCAAAGCCGGTAAGCCTCTGGTTATTATCGCAGAAGACGTTGAAGGTGAAGCTCTGGCGACTCTGGTTGTTAACAACATGCGCGGTATTGTTAAAGTCGCGGCATGTAAAGCGCCAGGTTTCGGCGACCGTCGCAAAGCGATGCTGCAAGACATTGCGATTCTGACTGGCGGCACTGTCATTTCTGAAGAAGTTGGTCTGGACCTGGAAAGCGCAACCTTGGAGCACCTGGGCCAAGCCAAGCGTTTCACTATGTCTAAAGAGATCAGCGTAATCGTCGACGGTGCCGGTTCAGCAGACGACATCAAAGCGCGTGTTAATCAGATTCGCAAGCAAATCGACGAAACCAACTCTGAATACGACGCAGAAAAACTGCAAGAGCGCGTAGCCAAGTTGGCTGGCGGTGTTGCGGTTATTAAAGTTGGCGCTGCAACTGAAGTCGAAATGAAAGAGAAAAAAGCGCGCGTTGAAGATGCGTTGCATGCAACTCGTGCTGCCGTAGAAGAAGGCGTTGTGCCTGGCGGTGGTGTTGCCCTGATGCGCGCTGTGGCGGCTATCGAAGATCTGCAAGGTGAAAACGAAGACCAAACCGCTGGCGTTGCTATTGCTCGTCGCGCGATGGAAGCGCCTTTGCGTCAGATCGTGACCAACGCTGGTGAAGAAGCGTCTGTGGTTGCTGAAAAAGTACGTGGCGGCGAAGGTAACTTCGGCTACAACGCTGGCTCAGGCATCTACGGAGACATGCTGGAAATGGGTATCCTCGACCCTGCGAAAGTGACTCGAACTGCGCTGCAGGCGGCGGGTTCTATCGCCGGCCTGATGATCACCACCGAAGCAATGGTTGCGGATAAGCCAGAAGACAAAGCTGCTCCAGCTGTTCCAGATATGGGCGGCATGGGTGGCATGGGTGGCATGATGTAA
- the sodB gene encoding superoxide dismutase [Fe], with the protein MAFELPELPYERGALAPHISEETLDFHYGKHHKTYVDKLNGLVPGTEFEGKTLEEVVKTSSGGVFNNAAQIWNHTFYWNCLSPNGGGEPTGAIADAINSAFGSFADFKEKFTTSAINNFGSSWTWLVKKADGSVEIVNTSNAATPLTDDTLTPLLTVDLWEHAYYIDYRNARPSYMDAFWNLVNWDFVNANFA; encoded by the coding sequence ATGGCATTTGAATTACCAGAACTTCCCTACGAGCGCGGTGCGCTTGCTCCGCATATATCCGAAGAAACCCTCGACTTTCACTACGGCAAGCATCACAAAACCTACGTTGATAAATTAAACGGTCTGGTTCCTGGTACTGAGTTCGAAGGTAAAACCCTCGAAGAAGTTGTAAAAACCTCAAGCGGTGGTGTTTTTAACAACGCAGCGCAGATCTGGAACCACACGTTTTACTGGAACTGCCTGAGCCCCAACGGCGGCGGTGAGCCAACGGGTGCCATTGCTGACGCGATCAATTCCGCGTTTGGCTCATTTGCAGATTTCAAAGAAAAATTCACCACCTCGGCTATAAATAACTTTGGCTCAAGCTGGACTTGGTTGGTCAAGAAAGCAGATGGCAGCGTAGAAATTGTTAATACTTCAAACGCCGCGACTCCACTGACGGACGACACTCTGACCCCTCTGTTGACAGTGGACCTGTGGGAGCATGCGTACTACATCGACTACCGCAATGCGCGCCCCTCCTACATGGACGCATTCTGGAACCTGGTTAACTGGGATTTTGTGAACGCAAACTTCGCATAA
- the purN gene encoding phosphoribosylglycinamide formyltransferase has protein sequence MNSETLSRCRIVVLISGSGSNLQAIIDAQSAGKLPIEICAVISNRAGVLGLERAAQAGIATRVLNHKSYESREAFDQALSAQIDAYKPDLVVLAGFMRILTAEFTNHYLGKMINIHPSLLPKYQGLHTHQRALEAGDAEHGVSVHFVTAELDGGPVISQARVPVLSDDTADTLAARVLEQEHLLYPRVIGWFAEGRLSMKDGKAFLDGEVVDSGEP, from the coding sequence GTGAATAGTGAAACCCTATCTCGGTGCCGAATCGTTGTGTTGATTTCCGGCAGCGGAAGTAATTTACAAGCCATAATCGACGCACAGAGCGCAGGGAAATTGCCGATAGAGATCTGCGCGGTCATCAGCAATCGCGCAGGCGTACTGGGATTGGAGCGCGCAGCACAGGCCGGTATCGCAACCCGTGTGCTCAACCACAAATCCTATGAGAGTCGAGAAGCATTCGACCAAGCACTCAGCGCGCAGATTGACGCATACAAACCGGACCTCGTTGTGCTCGCCGGCTTCATGCGCATTCTCACTGCGGAGTTTACCAATCACTACCTGGGCAAAATGATCAATATACACCCCTCGTTATTGCCCAAATATCAGGGTCTGCACACACATCAGCGAGCGTTAGAGGCTGGTGATGCGGAGCACGGCGTGTCTGTTCATTTTGTCACGGCTGAGTTGGATGGCGGGCCGGTAATCAGCCAGGCCAGGGTGCCTGTGTTATCCGACGATACGGCTGATACCCTCGCAGCCCGGGTGCTAGAACAGGAACACCTGCTCTACCCTCGCGTTATTGGTTGGTTTGCCGAAGGTCGATTGAGCATGAAAGACGGGAAAGCATTTTTGGATGGAGAGGTGGTTGACTCAGGCGAGCCGTAG
- a CDS encoding AmpG family muropeptide MFS transporter, translated as MDNLLDKQSHRSWTGALKLYTHRPVITLLLLGFSAGLPYLLVFSTLSAWLRDAEVSRSAIGFFGWVGITYSVKVLWAPVVDQLPLPFLTRWLGKRRSWLLLAQGVIAIGLLLMAASDPEQHLVMVALCAVLIAFASATQDIVIDAYRIESASEEYQGAMAATYILGYRLALLVAGAGSLLIADTSTWATAYTSMAALMFGAMLVSLAIAEPIPAARTGKPLTLFSHEWLYETVVAPFVDFFKRNGQFALLILAFIGLYRLSDITMGIMANPFYLDLGFSKTEIASVSKLFGFIMTIVGGFVGGLCVARYGVHRTLIAGAILVASTNLLFVQLAYTGPELPWLIAAISADNLSGGLAATGFIAYIASLTNRAYTATQSALFSSLMTLPGKFQSGFSGVVVDHIGYAGFFGYAAIMGIPAVLLAIVVYKKRTRE; from the coding sequence TTGGACAACCTTTTGGACAAACAGTCTCACCGCTCCTGGACGGGGGCGCTTAAGCTCTACACCCACCGCCCAGTGATCACCCTACTGCTCCTGGGATTCTCCGCCGGCCTGCCCTACCTGCTGGTATTTTCGACACTGAGCGCCTGGCTGAGAGACGCGGAGGTGAGTCGTTCTGCAATCGGATTTTTTGGCTGGGTAGGCATTACCTACTCCGTAAAAGTGCTGTGGGCACCGGTGGTCGATCAGTTGCCGCTGCCATTTTTAACTCGCTGGCTTGGTAAGCGACGTAGCTGGCTGCTGCTCGCCCAGGGCGTTATCGCCATCGGCCTGCTGCTGATGGCCGCGAGCGACCCGGAGCAGCACTTGGTTATGGTTGCGCTCTGTGCAGTGCTCATCGCGTTTGCATCCGCCACCCAGGACATCGTCATAGACGCTTACCGCATCGAAAGTGCAAGTGAAGAATACCAGGGCGCTATGGCAGCAACATATATACTCGGTTACCGGCTCGCCCTGCTCGTCGCGGGGGCAGGCAGTCTTCTCATAGCAGACACCAGCACTTGGGCCACCGCCTACACCAGCATGGCTGCTCTCATGTTTGGTGCAATGCTGGTGTCGCTGGCGATCGCCGAGCCGATACCGGCCGCGCGCACAGGTAAACCTCTGACACTATTTTCCCACGAATGGCTGTACGAAACGGTAGTTGCCCCATTTGTTGACTTTTTTAAGCGTAATGGCCAATTCGCTCTCTTGATTCTTGCGTTTATTGGGCTATACCGATTGAGCGATATAACGATGGGGATTATGGCCAATCCCTTCTACCTGGATCTAGGCTTCAGCAAAACCGAAATCGCCAGCGTGAGCAAGCTGTTCGGGTTCATCATGACCATTGTGGGCGGATTTGTCGGCGGTTTGTGTGTCGCACGTTATGGCGTACACCGCACCCTGATCGCAGGCGCAATACTCGTGGCGAGCACCAATCTATTGTTCGTTCAGCTAGCCTACACCGGCCCGGAACTGCCATGGCTTATCGCGGCAATAAGTGCGGACAACCTGAGCGGAGGCTTGGCAGCGACAGGCTTTATCGCCTACATCGCGTCGCTAACCAATCGCGCTTATACAGCCACGCAATCAGCACTTTTCTCCTCCCTTATGACCCTGCCTGGCAAGTTCCAAAGTGGATTCTCCGGTGTCGTAGTGGATCATATTGGCTACGCCGGCTTTTTCGGATATGCGGCAATCATGGGTATACCGGCCGTGTTACTGGCCATAGTCGTGTATAAAAAGCGAACTAGGGAATAG
- a CDS encoding 4a-hydroxytetrahydrobiopterin dehydratase, with product MPIEIPAAELATAHCESCGKGVPSLTAPEQAAMLKVLDGWRLESLPDTPAAFIKDFQFANFSDALHFVNELGVVAEQESHHPLLTLTWGRVTVSWWTHSIGSIHRNDAVMAAKTDAVYQQRFA from the coding sequence GTGCCTATTGAGATTCCGGCGGCTGAGTTGGCGACCGCGCACTGCGAAAGTTGCGGCAAGGGCGTGCCGTCTTTGACTGCGCCCGAGCAAGCTGCAATGTTAAAAGTGCTCGATGGTTGGCGGCTGGAATCTTTGCCCGATACTCCTGCGGCGTTTATTAAAGATTTTCAGTTTGCGAATTTCTCGGACGCACTGCATTTCGTTAACGAACTGGGGGTTGTTGCGGAGCAGGAGTCGCACCACCCCTTGCTAACGCTCACCTGGGGGCGGGTCACTGTCAGCTGGTGGACGCACAGTATTGGCTCGATACACCGCAACGATGCGGTTATGGCGGCAAAGACAGATGCCGTGTACCAGCAGCGATTCGCTTGA
- the groES gene encoding co-chaperone GroES: protein MNIRPLHDRVVVRRKEEEEKSAGGIVLPGSAKEKPNQGEVVAVGSGRVLDNGETRPVDVKVGDTVVFGKYAGSDTIEINGEELVILSESDIKAIIE, encoded by the coding sequence ATGAATATTCGTCCTTTACACGATCGTGTTGTGGTTCGCCGCAAGGAAGAAGAAGAAAAATCTGCTGGTGGCATTGTTTTGCCTGGTTCGGCTAAAGAAAAGCCAAACCAAGGTGAAGTCGTAGCCGTTGGTTCCGGCCGCGTTTTGGACAACGGAGAGACTCGCCCTGTAGACGTAAAAGTGGGTGACACTGTGGTGTTCGGCAAGTACGCCGGTAGCGACACTATCGAGATTAACGGCGAAGAGCTGGTAATCCTCAGTGAGAGCGACATCAAAGCGATTATCGAGTAA
- a CDS encoding FxsA family protein, which produces MRIFTLLFIAVPILEMWLLIKVGSLIGALPTIGLVFLTAMLGLALLRQQGIQTLFRAQQRMQRGELPASEMVEGIFLAVGGALLLTPGFFTDAVGFCCLLPGVRQIILGWALKNAVFGKVTVRPDGSHGTGESHTTIEGDYKRED; this is translated from the coding sequence GTGAGAATTTTCACTCTGTTGTTTATTGCCGTGCCTATCCTTGAGATGTGGCTGTTGATCAAGGTCGGCAGTTTGATTGGGGCTCTACCCACCATTGGTCTGGTTTTTTTGACTGCCATGCTGGGTCTGGCACTGTTGCGGCAGCAGGGCATTCAAACCCTGTTTCGCGCGCAGCAACGGATGCAACGCGGTGAGTTGCCCGCCTCAGAAATGGTTGAGGGTATCTTCCTCGCAGTCGGTGGCGCTTTGTTGCTTACCCCGGGATTCTTCACGGACGCGGTCGGTTTTTGCTGTCTGCTGCCAGGTGTGCGCCAGATAATTTTAGGCTGGGCGTTAAAGAATGCGGTATTTGGCAAGGTGACCGTTCGCCCTGACGGCTCTCATGGCACTGGCGAGTCACATACCACCATCGAAGGGGATTACAAGCGTGAGGATTAG
- a CDS encoding fumarate hydratase, whose translation MTTIIRQQDIIDSVADALQFISYYHPKDFIDAVHEAYKKEANPAAKDAMAQILINSRMCAQGHRPICQDTGIVTVFVNVGMDTKIDADMSFDDIINEGVRRAYKHPDNVLRASILSDPDGARKNTGDNTPAVIHYKMVPGNTVDIHVAAKGGGSEAKTKFAMLNPSDSVVDWVLNVVPQMGAGWCPPGMLGIGIGGTAEKAMLLAKEALLDPVDIQELRERGAENRSEALRLELMDKVNGLGIGAQGLGGLTTVLDVKVKDYPTHAANKAIAVIPNCAATRHAHFTLDGSGPALQTPPSLEDWPEVSWEVGDSVERVDLNTITADDITRWKPGQTLLLNGKLLTGRDAAHKRLVDMIEKGEPMPVDFTNKFIYYVGPVDPVGDEVVGPAGPTTATRMDKFTRTVLEKTGLIGMVGKAERGPVAIEAIRDNKAVYLMAVGGAAYLVSKAIVNAKVLAFEDLGMEAIYEFDVKDMPVTVAVDSEGVSVHQTGPKEWKAKIEEGVVTVK comes from the coding sequence ATGACTACCATCATTCGTCAGCAAGATATTATTGATAGCGTTGCCGATGCGCTTCAGTTCATTTCGTATTACCACCCGAAAGATTTTATCGACGCCGTCCATGAGGCGTATAAGAAGGAAGCAAACCCTGCCGCCAAAGATGCCATGGCCCAAATTCTGATTAATTCGCGTATGTGCGCGCAGGGCCATCGTCCCATATGCCAGGACACGGGCATCGTCACTGTATTTGTTAATGTGGGCATGGATACCAAAATTGATGCTGACATGAGTTTTGATGACATCATCAATGAAGGCGTACGCCGCGCTTATAAGCACCCGGATAACGTTCTGCGCGCGTCCATTCTTTCCGACCCGGACGGCGCGCGTAAAAATACCGGCGACAACACGCCTGCGGTGATTCACTACAAAATGGTTCCGGGCAATACCGTTGACATTCATGTTGCGGCTAAAGGCGGTGGCTCCGAGGCAAAAACCAAATTCGCGATGCTGAACCCGTCGGACTCGGTTGTTGACTGGGTATTAAATGTTGTCCCACAAATGGGAGCGGGCTGGTGTCCTCCCGGCATGCTTGGAATTGGCATAGGTGGCACTGCTGAAAAGGCCATGTTGCTGGCGAAAGAAGCGCTTCTCGACCCTGTTGATATCCAGGAGTTGCGCGAACGCGGTGCGGAGAATCGCTCGGAGGCATTGCGTCTTGAGTTGATGGATAAGGTCAATGGCTTGGGTATTGGCGCGCAGGGGTTAGGTGGCTTAACAACGGTTTTGGACGTGAAAGTCAAAGACTACCCGACTCACGCGGCGAACAAAGCCATTGCCGTGATTCCAAACTGTGCGGCTACCCGTCACGCACACTTTACCCTGGATGGTTCCGGGCCGGCACTTCAGACGCCGCCCAGTCTGGAAGACTGGCCGGAAGTCAGCTGGGAAGTCGGTGATTCTGTCGAGCGTGTCGATTTAAACACAATAACAGCGGACGACATCACCCGCTGGAAGCCCGGTCAAACCCTGCTGCTGAACGGGAAGTTGCTGACCGGGCGTGACGCAGCCCATAAGCGTCTTGTGGATATGATCGAAAAAGGTGAGCCCATGCCTGTGGACTTCACCAACAAATTTATTTACTACGTTGGCCCGGTCGACCCGGTTGGTGATGAGGTTGTTGGCCCCGCAGGGCCCACGACGGCCACACGGATGGACAAATTTACCCGTACAGTGCTGGAAAAGACCGGTCTGATCGGTATGGTGGGTAAGGCTGAGCGGGGTCCTGTTGCGATCGAGGCAATCAGAGACAATAAAGCGGTCTACCTGATGGCTGTTGGAGGTGCTGCTTACCTGGTGTCGAAGGCCATTGTTAACGCGAAGGTTCTCGCGTTCGAGGATCTGGGTATGGAAGCCATCTACGAGTTTGATGTGAAAGATATGCCGGTAACTGTAGCGGTAGATAGCGAAGGCGTATCGGTTCACCAAACCGGGCCGAAGGAGTGGAAAGCGAAAATCGAAGAAGGTGTGGTGACGGTCAAGTAG